From the genome of Fusobacterium varium, one region includes:
- the trxB_1 gene encoding Thioredoxin reductase, which yields MEKIYDLIVIGGGPSGLSAGIYAGRAMLDVLIIEKDKAGGQICLTNEIVNYPGISEISGSEFGAQLKKQAESFGVEFTTAEVKDMDLSQDIKVLKTTSGEYKALSVVIATGASPRKLNFPGEEEYTGRGVAYCATCDGEFFTGMEVFVIGAGFAAAEEAIFLTKYATKVTIIAREPEFTCAKSIAEKVLSHPKIEVKFNTELLEAKGDIQLRSAVFKNNITGEISEYKAQDGKSFGIFIFVGYEPQSKLFKEHIKLDQYGFIPTDEDLLTNIKGVYAAGDIRPKKLRQLVTAVSDGAVAAVNIEKYVHDLREKLGISKEEKEPEKSSQAQIKEVELLDSNLKEQLKDIVSKFENNIELVVIKDSSVEKSSMIENMVKEISSVSNKLKFISFEKGENSELEKKIKADRFPTIAILDKNGDFSGIKFSSLPSGHELNSFILAMYNIAGPGQKISEDTMKNIKNISSPVNIKIGISLSCTKCPETVQAAQKIAVENKNVNVEIIDVFTFPDFKEKYDIMSVPAMIINDKDIFFGQKNIDEVIEILK from the coding sequence ATGGAAAAAATTTATGATTTAATAGTAATTGGAGGAGGTCCTTCTGGATTATCAGCTGGAATATATGCTGGAAGAGCTATGCTGGATGTTCTCATTATAGAAAAAGATAAAGCTGGTGGACAAATCTGTCTTACTAATGAAATAGTTAATTACCCCGGAATATCTGAAATATCTGGAAGTGAGTTTGGAGCTCAGTTAAAAAAACAAGCTGAAAGTTTTGGTGTAGAATTTACAACTGCTGAAGTAAAAGATATGGATTTATCTCAAGATATAAAAGTATTAAAAACAACTTCTGGAGAATATAAAGCACTTTCAGTTGTAATAGCTACTGGAGCTTCTCCTAGAAAACTTAATTTCCCTGGAGAAGAAGAATATACTGGAAGAGGTGTAGCATACTGTGCTACTTGTGATGGGGAATTTTTTACAGGAATGGAAGTATTTGTAATAGGAGCAGGTTTTGCTGCTGCTGAAGAAGCTATTTTTCTTACAAAATATGCTACTAAAGTAACAATAATAGCAAGAGAACCTGAATTTACATGTGCTAAATCAATAGCTGAAAAAGTTTTAAGTCACCCAAAAATAGAAGTCAAATTTAATACTGAATTACTTGAAGCTAAAGGAGATATTCAATTAAGAAGTGCTGTATTTAAAAATAATATAACTGGAGAAATATCTGAATATAAAGCTCAAGATGGAAAATCTTTTGGAATATTTATCTTCGTTGGTTATGAGCCTCAAAGTAAACTTTTCAAAGAACATATAAAATTAGATCAATATGGTTTTATCCCTACTGATGAAGATTTATTAACTAATATCAAAGGAGTTTATGCTGCTGGAGATATCAGACCTAAAAAGCTTAGACAGCTTGTCACTGCAGTTTCAGATGGTGCTGTTGCTGCTGTAAATATTGAAAAATATGTTCATGACTTAAGAGAAAAACTTGGTATATCAAAAGAAGAAAAAGAACCTGAAAAATCTTCGCAAGCTCAAATCAAAGAAGTTGAATTATTGGATAGTAATCTTAAAGAGCAACTTAAAGATATTGTTTCAAAATTTGAAAATAATATTGAGCTTGTTGTTATCAAAGATTCTTCTGTGGAGAAATCTTCAATGATTGAAAATATGGTAAAAGAAATATCTTCTGTTTCAAATAAGCTAAAATTCATTTCTTTTGAAAAAGGAGAAAATTCTGAACTTGAAAAGAAAATTAAAGCAGACAGGTTCCCTACAATAGCTATTTTAGACAAAAATGGAGATTTTTCTGGAATAAAATTCTCATCTCTTCCTAGTGGACATGAATTGAATTCCTTTATTCTTGCTATGTACAATATTGCAGGTCCAGGTCAAAAAATTTCTGAGGATACTATGAAAAATATCAAAAATATTTCTTCACCTGTAAATATAAAAATAGGTATATCACTCAGCTGTACTAAATGCCCAGAAACTGTTCAGGCAGCCCAAAAGATAGCTGTAGAAAACAAAAATGTAAATGTAGAGATTATTGATGTATTTACATTCCCAGATTTTAAAGAAAAGTATGACATCATGAGTGTCCCAGCTATGATAATTAATGATAAAGATATTTTCTTTGGACAAAAGAATATAGACGAAGTTATAGAAATATTGAAGTAA
- the ahpC gene encoding Alkyl hydroperoxide reductase subunit C — MSLIGKKVSEFKTMAYHMGDFKEITNESMKGKWAAVVFYPADFTFVCPTELEDLAEHYEQFKAEGCEVYSVSTDTHFVHKAWHDTSDRIKKVQYPMLADPTGKLARDFEVMIEEEGLALRGSFIINPEGVIVAYEVHDNGIGREAGELLRKLQAAKFVAEHGEVCPAKWKPGSDTIKPTIDLVGKL, encoded by the coding sequence ATGTCGTTAATTGGTAAAAAAGTATCAGAATTTAAAACAATGGCCTACCATATGGGAGACTTTAAAGAAATAACTAATGAATCTATGAAAGGGAAATGGGCAGCAGTAGTATTTTATCCAGCTGATTTTACATTTGTATGTCCTACTGAACTTGAAGATTTAGCAGAACATTATGAGCAATTCAAAGCTGAAGGTTGTGAAGTATATTCAGTTTCTACAGATACTCACTTTGTACATAAAGCTTGGCATGATACATCTGATAGAATAAAAAAAGTTCAATATCCTATGCTTGCAGACCCTACTGGAAAACTTGCTAGAGATTTTGAAGTTATGATAGAAGAAGAGGGATTGGCTCTAAGAGGAAGTTTTATCATCAATCCAGAAGGTGTTATTGTTGCTTATGAAGTGCATGATAATGGTATTGGAAGAGAAGCTGGAGAATTGCTTAGAAAACTTCAAGCTGCTAAATTTGTAGCTGAACATGGAGAAGTTTGTCCTGCTAAATGGAAACCAGGTAGTGATACTATAAAACCAACTATTGACCTTGTTGGAAAACTTTAA
- the folP gene encoding Dihydropteroate synthase has product MLLKCRDKSIELGKRTLIMGILNVTPDSFSDGGKYTNIETAVKQAQKLIKDGADIIDIGGESTRPGHEQISVEEEIVRIIPVIERINSELDTIISVDTYKYKVAEAALKAGAHIVNDIWGLQYDNGEMAALVKKYDVPLIAMHNQNDKIYKEDIILSMRKFFQKTYEIADKYDISREKIILDPGIGFGKDIDLNLEVLSRMEELRDMGRILLGTSRKRFIGTILNDAPVDQRVEGTIATTVIGIEKGVDIVRVHDVLENKKAAMVADRIIRR; this is encoded by the coding sequence ATGTTACTTAAGTGTAGAGATAAAAGTATTGAACTTGGAAAAAGAACGTTAATAATGGGGATTCTTAATGTGACACCAGATTCTTTTTCAGATGGTGGGAAATATACAAATATAGAAACAGCTGTAAAACAGGCTCAAAAATTGATAAAAGATGGAGCTGATATAATAGATATAGGTGGTGAATCAACAAGACCAGGGCATGAACAGATATCAGTGGAAGAAGAGATTGTAAGGATAATTCCTGTGATAGAAAGAATAAATTCAGAATTAGATACAATAATTTCGGTAGATACATATAAATATAAGGTAGCAGAAGCAGCTTTAAAAGCTGGTGCACATATAGTAAATGATATATGGGGCTTGCAATATGATAATGGAGAGATGGCAGCTCTTGTGAAAAAATATGATGTTCCATTGATAGCTATGCATAATCAAAATGATAAAATATATAAAGAGGATATAATTTTAAGTATGAGAAAATTTTTTCAGAAGACTTATGAGATAGCAGATAAATATGATATAAGCAGAGAAAAAATAATACTTGATCCAGGGATAGGTTTTGGAAAAGATATAGACTTAAATTTAGAAGTTTTAAGTAGAATGGAAGAATTAAGAGATATGGGAAGGATACTTTTAGGTACTTCCAGAAAAAGATTTATTGGAACGATTTTAAATGATGCTCCTGTAGATCAAAGAGTAGAAGGAACTATTGCTACAACTGTAATAGGAATAGAAAAAGGAGTAGATATAGTTAGAGTGCATGATGTACTGGAAAATAAAAAAGCTGCTATGGTAGCAGATAGAATAATAAGAAGATAA
- a CDS encoding Late embryogenesis abundant protein, translating to MKKISIFTLALLTTVLLTGCGEKTIESAKTETTQKVEEVKTVADKKVDEVKEEANKKADEIDQKIDETKDAASKKLDEVKTETVEKAEELKTHVTEKAKEIKNEADKKVDETKNAASEKTEELKNKATQKVEDAKTSVKENAEKADQKIDETKDAASKKLDELKEKTLQKTKETLDKTVDAETASQS from the coding sequence ATGAAAAAAATATCCATTTTTACACTGGCACTTTTAACTACAGTTCTATTAACTGGTTGTGGTGAAAAAACTATAGAAAGTGCAAAAACTGAAACTACTCAAAAGGTAGAAGAGGTTAAAACTGTAGCTGATAAAAAAGTAGATGAAGTTAAAGAAGAAGCTAATAAAAAAGCTGATGAAATTGACCAAAAAATTGATGAAACTAAAGATGCTGCTTCTAAAAAATTAGATGAAGTCAAAACTGAAACAGTTGAAAAAGCTGAAGAATTAAAAACTCATGTTACTGAAAAAGCTAAGGAAATTAAAAATGAAGCTGACAAGAAAGTAGATGAAACTAAAAATGCTGCTTCTGAAAAAACTGAAGAGTTAAAAAATAAAGCTACTCAAAAAGTAGAAGATGCCAAAACATCTGTTAAAGAAAACGCTGAAAAAGCTGACCAAAAAATCGATGAAACTAAAGATGCTGCTTCTAAAAAATTAGACGAGCTTAAAGAAAAAACTCTTCAAAAAACTAAAGAAACACTTGATAAAACAGTTGATGCTGAAACAGCAAGTCAATCTTAA